DNA sequence from the Anaeromicrobium sediminis genome:
TAGAAGAAAATTTAGATAGACTAAGAGCATATTCAAATAAATGTTCTTTAAATAGAATGGAAATGAATGATACTAAGATAGGAATCATAACAAGTGGTGTTTCGTATCAACATGCTAAGGAAGTATTTGGAGAAGAAGCATCTTATTTAAAATTAGGGCTTACTTTCCCTATGCCAGACAAATTAATAAAGGAATTTGCAGATAAAGTTGATGAAATTTATGTAATAGAGGAAAATGAGCCATATATTGAAAATTTTGTGAAAGCCATGGGGATTAAGTGTACAGGTAAAGAAGTACTATCCGTATGTGGAGAGTTAAATCCTCATATACTAAGAAAGGCCTTTAAGAAGGAAGATGAAGGTGCAGGATATGATGTGGATGTTAGCTTACCAAAACGTCCTCCTATGCTATGTGCTGGATGTCCTCATAGGGGTATATTCTATGCCATGAGCAAATATAAGGACTTAGTTGTATCTGGAGATATTGGATGTTATACTCTAGGATTAATTCCACCTCTTAATGTAACGGATACGGTAATATGTATGGGAGCTGGTTTCTCTGCAGCTATAGGTCTTAAAAAGGCTTTCCAAATGGGAAATGTGGATAAGAAGGTATTTGGAGTTGTAGGAGATTCTACTTTCTTCCACTCTGGAATAACGGGTCTTATTGATGCAGTTTATAATAAAACTCCAATAACATTAGTTATATTAGACAACTCTATAACAGCCATGACTGGTCATCAAGAAAATCCTGGAACAGGAAAAACTTTAATGGGTGAAATAACAGAAGTTATTGATATAGAAGCAGTAGTAAAGGCCTGTGGAATAAAAGAGGAAAACGTAGTAGTGGTAGATCCGTATGACTTAGAGAAGACTAGAGAAGGTGTTGAAAAGGCATACAATGCAACGGAGCCATTTGTATTAATCACAAAGAGACCTTGTGCTTTAATTAAGGAAGTTAGAAAAGAAAGAGCTCATCTAAATTGTGAAGTAGTTCAAGAAAAATGTAAAAAGTGTAGAATGTGTTTAAAGATAGGATGTCCAGCTATTACTTTAAAGGATGGAGATATTTTAATAGATAAGGCTATGTGTAATGGTTGTGAACTATGTAAACAAGTATGTAAATTTGATTCAATTGTAAAGGTGGGTGAATAATATGACTAAGAGTTTATTATTAGTAGGTGTTGGCGGACAAGGGATTATCCTTGCATCTAAAATATTAGTAAGTGGTCTTATGAAAATAGGATATGATGTTAAAATGTCAGAGATTCACGGTATGGCTCAAAGGGGTGGAAGTGTAACTACTCAAATTAGGTTTGGAGAAAAGGTATATTCACCATGTATTGTGGAGAATAGTGCAGATTTAGTAATTGCCTTTGAAAAAATAGAAGCCGTAAGATGGTTAGACAAATTGAAAAAAGGTGGTACACTATTAGTAAATGATTATGAAATATATTCCCTTCCTGTTTTAATAGGAAAAGAAGAATATCCAAAGGGTGTAATAGAGAAACTAAAGGAAGTAGTGGAGCATTGTAAGGTTTTTGATGCCTTTTCTGTGGCAGAGGAAGTTGGAAATGTCCTTACTCAAAATATAGTAATATTAGGAGCTTTAATAAAGGCCTTAGGAATAGATACTATAGATTGGGTAGAAGTATTAAAGGAAAATATTCCAGAAAAATTACATGATATAAATATCAAAGCATTGAAAAAGGGAATGGAATTGTAAAAGTGAGGGATAATATGGTTTTTGAAAATTTCAACAAACTTATAAATAAAGTTAAAAATAATCAAGAAAAAAAGAGAGTGGCTGTAGTGTGTGCTGGAGATGAGCACACACTAGAGGCCGTATTCTTAGCTAAACGTGATGGAATAGTAAATCCTATATTAATAGGAGATAGTGAGAAAATAAAAGGAATATTAAGTAATCAAAAGAATGAGATAGACCATGAAAACATAATCCATGCTGACTCTATGGAAGAGGCAGCTAAATGTGGAGTGGATTTAATCCGTGAGAACAAAGCAGATTATTTAATGAAGGGTAAAATTGATACTTCAAAACTTCTTAAGGCCGTAGTAAGTAAAGAATCAGGATTAAGAACAGGTAGTGTCATGTCCCATGTGGCATTTTTAGAAATACCTACTTATAAAAAGTTACTAGTAGTAACTGATGGCGGAATGGTAATGTATCCCACATTAGAAGAAAAAAAGGGTATTGTGGAAAATGCAGTGAGAACTTTAAAGCTAATAGGCTATGAAAAGCCTAAAGTGGCAGCACTTTGTGCTGTCGAGAAAGTAAATCCTAAGATGGAAGAAACAGTTCATGCTAAAGAATTAAAGGATATGAGTTTAAATGGTAAGATAGAGGACTGCATAATAGAGGGTCCTATTTCATACGATTTAGTTATGAGTAAAAAATCTGCAAGAATTAAAGGATTTGAGAGTCCTATTGTAGAAGAAGCAGATATACTTTTAATGCCAAACATAGCAACTGGAAACATAGTTTCAAAATCACTTATATATTCAGCCAATGCCAAAATGGCTGGAATAGTGGTAGGTGCCAAAGTTCCTATAGTACTTACATCAAGGGGTTCTTCTACAGAAGAAAAATATTTATCTTTAGTACTATCTTCAGCTATGGATAAGGGGGAGTAATATGAAACATTATGTATTATCAATAAACCCAGGGTCCACATCTACTAAGGTGGCCATATATGAAAATGAATTAGAAATTCATAAAACTACCATAGACCATTCAAGTGAAGAACTTAAAAAGTATGACAAGACCATAGAGCAATGTTCTATGAGAAAGGATGCCATACTAAAGTTTTTAGAAGAAGTTGGGTTTGATGTTAAAGAATTGTCTGGAGTAGTAGGTAGAGGTGGCATGTTGCCGCCAGTAAAGTCAGGTGCCTATAGGGTAAATGAGAGTATGATTGACAGACTTACTAATAGGCCTGTAGTAGAGCATGCATCTAACTTAGGAGGTATTATTGCCTATGAAATAGCTAATCCATTAGGGATTAATGCATATGTATATGATTCTGTGGCTGTAGATGAACTAATGCCTATAGCTAGAATATCTGGTATGAAAGAAATTGAGAGAAAGAGTTTCTCTCACGCACTGAACATGAGAGCTATGGCCATAAAAACTGCTAAGAAGATTGAGAAATCCTATTATGATTGTAACTTTATAGTTGCTCACTTAGGTGGCGGAATTTCCATAAGTGTTCACAATAAGGGGAAAATGGTTGACATAGTATCTGATGATGAAGGACCTTTCTCTCCAGAGAGGGCAGGAAGAGTGCCTTGTAGAGAATTAATCAATCTTTGTTTTTCAGGCAAATATGACAAGAAAACTATGAGTAAAATGTTAAGAGGTAAAGGTGGATTAATATCTTACTTAGACACTAACAGTGCACTTGATGTACAAAAAATGATTGATGAAGGAAATGAAGAAGCTAAGCTTGTTTATGAAGCCATGGCATATCAAGTAGCAAAGGGTATTGGAGAACTTGCCACAGTTGTAGATGGAAAGGTAGATAGAGTTATAATCACAGGTGGAATAGCTCATTCTAAATTAATAAGTGAATGGATTAAAAGTAGAGTTGAATTTATAGCACCCGTTGAAATAGTTCCAGGAGAAAATGAATTGGAAGCTTTAGCCTTAGGTGGACTAAGGGTATTAAATGGTGAGGAGACGGCTTACGAATATGATTTAGGATAAGGGGGCAATATCTATGAGTAAGTTTAGAAAAGAATTATTAACTTTAGGCTGTTACGTTCCAGGAAAGCCTATTGAAGAAGTTAAAAAGGAATATGGCTTAGATAAAATCATTAAGCTCGCTTCTAATGAGAATCCATTAGGACCATCAAAATTAGCAGTTGAAGCTATTAAGAATGAAGCGGAGAATGTATTTGTATACCCAGATGCTGCAAGTATGGATTTGAGAGCCGATATAGCTAAAGACTTAGGAATAGAGGCAGATAATATTATACTTGGAAATGGTGGAGAGGATGTTATAAGGATTATAGCTCAGACCTTTGTTGAAAAGGATGATGAGGTTATAATGGCAACTCCTTCGTTTATATTATATAAAAACTGGTCTATGCACATGGGCGGAGTAGCAGTAGAGATTCCACTAAAGGATTACAAGCATGACTTTGAAAAGTTTATTGCTAGTATTAATGATAAGACTAAAGCCATATTTGTATGTAACCCAAATAACCCATTAGGAAATATTATGACTAAGGAAGAGGTTAAGTATTTAGTTGACAATATTCCTAAGGATTTAATTTTAGTTTTAGATGAAGCATATTATGATTATGCTATTATGAATGAAGATTATCCAGATAGTTTAAGCATATTAAAAGAAAGACCAAACACAGTAATTATAAGAACTTTCTCTAAATCTTCTGGTATTGCAGGATTGAGAGTGGGCTATGCAATCTCAAGTGAAGAAATCATAAGTGAAATGACTAAGAGTAAGACCGTATTTAATGTGAACAAAATAGCTCAAGCAGCAGCTAGGGCAGCTCTACAAGATAAGGAGCATATTGAAAATACTGTTAAGTTAAATTATGAGTCATTAAAGATGATTACAGATTATTGTAATGAAAATAACCTTGAATATGTAGAATCTAATGCAAACTTTATCTTTATGAATGTGGGTAAAGATTCTAGGGTTGTATTTGAAGAATTACTTAAAAAGGGTATTATCATAAGACCAGGATTCCTATGGAAATATGATGATTGGTTAAGAGTAAGTACAGGCACATTAGAACAAACTAAAGAATTTATAGATGCATTAGATAGCATACTATAGAATTAAAACTCCTTCTATTTTTAGAAGGAGTTTTTCTTATGAAAAGGACAATTAATGATTAAAATAGAAAATATAGATATGTTATATTTAATCTGAAGTTGTGTGAACCTACTTGGCCACAATAAATTTAAAGTTTTTTCAAAGGAAGTCACTATCAGACTATAGAGTGTAAATTTTATAATTAAGGTAGAAGATTCATAATTGTTTGCAGCAAAAGATATTCTGATGTTCCACCTTTTCAAAAATTGTTAAACGTATTGTGCCTCGTAGGTGCTAAGGGATTATGAGTATTAAAAAGAGAAAAATAATTCAACAGGGAGATGATCATGTTGGAGAAAAAGAGATTTAGTATTTCTACTATAATTGCCATTTTAATGGGAGTGGGGGCTATAGTAGTATTTACGCCTGTATTGTTGTTTGTACTTATTCCCATAGGTGTAATATGTTTAGAACAATTTTGGGATGACATACTTTTGTGGGGAGCGAGCCTATATGATAAAAGACGGAAATAATCATTAAATTCCAGTTTAAATATGAGAGTAATCTTGTGGTATAATAGTATAATTACAATAGATAAAAGACAGATGAGGAGATTAATATGGAATTTGTAATTATAGATTTTGAGACTACAGGCTTATCTAACCAAGATAAGATTATAGAAATAGGATATGCCCATGTGAAAGGGAATGACATAGTGAGAACTGGAGGAAAAATAATTAATCCAGGAATAAAGTGGCTAAGCTCTAGAATAACGGCTATTACAGGTATAACTACAGATATGGTAAAAAAAGCAGACAAGATAGAGGATATATTCCCTAAATTTCATAAATTTCTGAAAAATAAATTAATAGTGGCCCATAATGCTTCCTTTGATATGAGATTTTTAAATAATCAATTAGAAGCTATGGGAGAAGAGAGAATTAATAATTATCTTTGTACAAAGAAGCTATTTAAGGAATATAAAAAGCTAAATGGAATAGGGTCAAAGGGAGAAAAGTTAGAAGATTTAGTAAGACACTTTAACCTTACTAATGAAAGGGCCCATAGAGCTGAAAGTGATGCCTATGTTACAGCCAAGGCCTTTATAAAAATGATAGAACATATAGATTATAAATTATATATAAAATAGATAAATACAGCCAGTGTTGGCTGTATTTTAATTTTATTGAGAATTTTACTTTAAGATAATAAGGGTGCCTTTTATGCAAATCATGCATTAGTTAACTATTAATGGAAAAGCTAATAGTATGGAGGGAATAAGTACATGAAAGAATCTCTTACAAATAGACAAATTGCTTTTTGTATTTTCGGATTAGTAGTAGGATATGGTGTTTTAAGTCTGCCTAAAAATGTTGCAGAAAATGCAGGTACAGGAGGATGGTTTACCTTATTAATTGCTACAGCAATAACAATGATTTCTACATATATAATTACATATCTTGGATATGTCCATGAAAACAAAACAATATATGAGTACAGTAACATATTAGTTGGAAAATATATTACATATATATTCATACTTATATATAGTATATATTTTTTTACAATTTTTACTATGCTCATAAGACTGGCCTGTGAAGCTATTAAGCTTACCATATTAATAAAGACTCCTGTATGGGCATTAAGTTTACTATTTCTTTCAGTGGCATATTACGCTGTAGTAAAAAGACTA
Encoded proteins:
- the iorA gene encoding indolepyruvate ferredoxin oxidoreductase subunit alpha; this translates as MKKIMSGNEAIARGAYEAGCTVAAAYPGTPSTEILENVANYKEINSEWSPNEKVALEVGCGAAIGGARTLVAMKHVGLNVAADPFFTIAYEGVNGGLVVISADEPGMHSSQNEQDNRLYAPHAKVCMIEPSDSMECLDYIKESFKISEEFDVPVMFRVTTRICHSKGLVTLSDREEVGVKKYEKNVQKYAMMPAHARARHVVLEENLDRLRAYSNKCSLNRMEMNDTKIGIITSGVSYQHAKEVFGEEASYLKLGLTFPMPDKLIKEFADKVDEIYVIEENEPYIENFVKAMGIKCTGKEVLSVCGELNPHILRKAFKKEDEGAGYDVDVSLPKRPPMLCAGCPHRGIFYAMSKYKDLVVSGDIGCYTLGLIPPLNVTDTVICMGAGFSAAIGLKKAFQMGNVDKKVFGVVGDSTFFHSGITGLIDAVYNKTPITLVILDNSITAMTGHQENPGTGKTLMGEITEVIDIEAVVKACGIKEENVVVVDPYDLEKTREGVEKAYNATEPFVLITKRPCALIKEVRKERAHLNCEVVQEKCKKCRMCLKIGCPAITLKDGDILIDKAMCNGCELCKQVCKFDSIVKVGE
- a CDS encoding indolepyruvate oxidoreductase subunit beta; protein product: MTKSLLLVGVGGQGIILASKILVSGLMKIGYDVKMSEIHGMAQRGGSVTTQIRFGEKVYSPCIVENSADLVIAFEKIEAVRWLDKLKKGGTLLVNDYEIYSLPVLIGKEEYPKGVIEKLKEVVEHCKVFDAFSVAEEVGNVLTQNIVILGALIKALGIDTIDWVEVLKENIPEKLHDINIKALKKGMEL
- a CDS encoding bifunctional enoyl-CoA hydratase/phosphate acetyltransferase, which translates into the protein MVFENFNKLINKVKNNQEKKRVAVVCAGDEHTLEAVFLAKRDGIVNPILIGDSEKIKGILSNQKNEIDHENIIHADSMEEAAKCGVDLIRENKADYLMKGKIDTSKLLKAVVSKESGLRTGSVMSHVAFLEIPTYKKLLVVTDGGMVMYPTLEEKKGIVENAVRTLKLIGYEKPKVAALCAVEKVNPKMEETVHAKELKDMSLNGKIEDCIIEGPISYDLVMSKKSARIKGFESPIVEEADILLMPNIATGNIVSKSLIYSANAKMAGIVVGAKVPIVLTSRGSSTEEKYLSLVLSSAMDKGE
- the buk gene encoding butyrate kinase; translated protein: MKHYVLSINPGSTSTKVAIYENELEIHKTTIDHSSEELKKYDKTIEQCSMRKDAILKFLEEVGFDVKELSGVVGRGGMLPPVKSGAYRVNESMIDRLTNRPVVEHASNLGGIIAYEIANPLGINAYVYDSVAVDELMPIARISGMKEIERKSFSHALNMRAMAIKTAKKIEKSYYDCNFIVAHLGGGISISVHNKGKMVDIVSDDEGPFSPERAGRVPCRELINLCFSGKYDKKTMSKMLRGKGGLISYLDTNSALDVQKMIDEGNEEAKLVYEAMAYQVAKGIGELATVVDGKVDRVIITGGIAHSKLISEWIKSRVEFIAPVEIVPGENELEALALGGLRVLNGEETAYEYDLG
- the hisC gene encoding histidinol-phosphate transaminase gives rise to the protein MSKFRKELLTLGCYVPGKPIEEVKKEYGLDKIIKLASNENPLGPSKLAVEAIKNEAENVFVYPDAASMDLRADIAKDLGIEADNIILGNGGEDVIRIIAQTFVEKDDEVIMATPSFILYKNWSMHMGGVAVEIPLKDYKHDFEKFIASINDKTKAIFVCNPNNPLGNIMTKEEVKYLVDNIPKDLILVLDEAYYDYAIMNEDYPDSLSILKERPNTVIIRTFSKSSGIAGLRVGYAISSEEIISEMTKSKTVFNVNKIAQAAARAALQDKEHIENTVKLNYESLKMITDYCNENNLEYVESNANFIFMNVGKDSRVVFEELLKKGIIIRPGFLWKYDDWLRVSTGTLEQTKEFIDALDSIL
- a CDS encoding 3'-5' exonuclease encodes the protein MEFVIIDFETTGLSNQDKIIEIGYAHVKGNDIVRTGGKIINPGIKWLSSRITAITGITTDMVKKADKIEDIFPKFHKFLKNKLIVAHNASFDMRFLNNQLEAMGEERINNYLCTKKLFKEYKKLNGIGSKGEKLEDLVRHFNLTNERAHRAESDAYVTAKAFIKMIEHIDYKLYIK
- a CDS encoding GerAB/ArcD/ProY family transporter, with amino-acid sequence MKESLTNRQIAFCIFGLVVGYGVLSLPKNVAENAGTGGWFTLLIATAITMISTYIITYLGYVHENKTIYEYSNILVGKYITYIFILIYSIYFFTIFTMLIRLACEAIKLTILIKTPVWALSLLFLSVAYYAVVKRLGVIARICEIYGLIIIIGYITIQLTVLTQGELMNLKPFFVVGQIQSYIKATLVTILPFIGIEILIIIPFNKKNNKRIFKYTAFMVGVIGILYILIVESCISVMGVDSIIHYKDALFATIRRIDIKSLEF